The following coding sequences are from one Nicotiana tomentosiformis chromosome 3, ASM39032v3, whole genome shotgun sequence window:
- the LOC138908007 gene encoding uncharacterized protein, giving the protein MAIVLRYVDRMGFVMERFINVVHVQNTSALSLENAIVNILAQYFVSLSYVHGQCYNGVSNMQVTAYLLHGIACLNPINSFSSFDIRKIMRMIELYPDDFDEFSMDALENQLASYIIDVRDVDERFSDLHGLCNLSKRFSSDKEAFKLSFCISLSETYFASASCYCIR; this is encoded by the exons ATGGCTATTGTCTTACGGTATGTTGATAGAATGGGATTTGTGATGGAGAGATTTATTAATGTTGTTCATGTTCAAAATACTAGTGCTTTATCTCTGGAGAATGCAATTGTTAATATACTTGCTCAATACTTCGTAAGTCTCTCATATGTGCATGGACAATGTTACAATGGGGTAAGCAATATGCAAG TGACGGCTTATTTGCTTCATGGAATTGCTTGTTTGAATCCAATTAACTCATTTTCAAGTTTTGATATCAGGAAAATAATGAGAATGATTGAGTTATATCCCGATGactttgatgaatttagtatggatGCTCTTGAAAATCAGCTTGCAAGTTATATTATTGATGTTCGTGATGTTGATGAAAGATTCTCCGACCTACATGGGCTTTGTAATCTTTCAAAAAGATTTAGTTCAGACAAAGAAGCATTCAAATTATCCTTTTGTATTTCGCTTAGTGAAACTTACTTTGCTTCTGCCAGTTGCTACTGTATCCGTTGA